TCAGTAATTAAAGAGCGAATTAACAAATTCGGCAATTCTACTTACTATCGAGCTGATGATTATGCTTGCTTAGAATTTGCGGATTGTTTAGAAGCGGTATGTGAACGGCTTAATGTTGATTCTGATATTATTCCTGACTTGCGAGCAAAAAACAGGAAGAAAACGGGACAAAAATGGGATGAAAAGAGGACGAAAACGGGAATACAACGGGAGATATAAATGGGAAGAGTAATTCGTAGTTTTGCTGGATATACAGTAATTGGATTTATCGGGCTTATAGTTGCTGGCATTGCATTGTTAGGTCTAGGTGGAGTGCTATACATGGTATTTAGTATTTGGTATGCTGTCTTTTCTTTCTTTGGATAGATGGCAATACCTAAAAAACTATCTAAAGCAATGGATTCATTAACTGTTAATCATGAATGGGGTGGAGTTAATGAAATGCCAGAAGAGATCCTTGCTCCTAATGATTGGCGACTTCAAGAAATTATGAAGTTTCGTAAGGGTTTGAAGTTGCGAGAACCTAGAAGAATTAAAGAAGCTGAATGGCGAATTAAGCAATATTTTTATAAGCACAATATTAATAACCCTTTTGCACAAGCTTATATCTTGCGAAAAATTGGCACTAAACAGTCTACTATTCTAAAGATTACAGGGTTATCAAAACCTGAATACTATCGTCACGTAGGAGTATTGTTTCGTAATACAGGCTATTACGGACAATTGAGAATTACAGATGTAGAAGCAGTTTTAAGGCAAGAAAAAATATCTGACATTTTGAAAGACGTAAATAGCAAGATTAAAGGTTAAGTGAAACTTACCTTTGAAATTGAACCTGTAGAACAAGCACGGCCTAGAGCAACTCGAATGGGTAAGGGAATACGCTTGTATGATCCAAAGAAAGTGTCGGTATACAAAAAACAATTGGCGATGATGTGCCAATTTCAATACAAAAAAGAGCCTTTAACAGGCCCGCTAATTGTTAGTCTTAAATTTTACCGACACATTCAATCAAGCATATCGAAAAAAGAACGCGAATTGCGGATCGCAGGAGCGCACAGGCCCATTGTTAAACCAGATACAGACAATTACATTAAATCTACTTTAGATGGCTTAAACGGCCTGCTATGGGAAGATGACAACCAGATTGTAAAGATAGTTGCTGAAAAGTATTACAGTGACCATCCTAGGGTAGAAATCGAGGTAGAGGAGGTAAATGAAGATGGCAATACCTAAATGCTACACAAGTACAGAAAGACAGCCTTAATCGAAGCTGAGCGGTTCGATGGGTCAGATGAAATGATGAAGAAATATCATATTAATAACCGAGCTTGGATTGGTAGGGTGATTGGACCAGCGGATTTTCGATTGCCTACAAAAGAAGGATTAATGGAAGTAAAGATTGATGACTGGATAGCTACTGGCATTGATGGAGAACACTGGGCTATTGCACCAGATATATTTGAACGAACTTATGAGAGGGTAGATTAGATGAATTTGATCAAAAAATTATTAAAAGAGAATGCAGAAGTTGCAGGCAAAATGAGTCGTTTACAGGATTTTATGAAAACGAAAGATTACGACCGATTAAGTGCTAAAGAACAGCGTCTAATGATTATTCAGTACAACGCTATGCAAGTTTACGCTGATGTACTTTTACAACGGATTGATGAGATTAAGGAGCGATTGTAAATGGTATTTAACAAGCAAGAACTAAGGAAAATTATTCAAGCACCTATTTCGGTTGATATGAAGATTGATTTGATTGAACAACTTCACCATCAAGACGTTCAAAAAACTGTTAATAAGGAACTAGAATTAATCAGTAAAAGAATAGATACAGTGTTTAGTATTGAAAGAGCAGAAACTAACGTAACACCTGATCTCGAAGACAATGTTGATCCGTTTTTACTCGATGCATTGATGCTCAAAAAGAAAACAAAGTTAACTATTCCATATCTTCAACGTACTTTTAAAATCGGATACAATCGGGCAAATCGATTATTAGCTCAATGTGAGCAAGTAATGAATGAGGAGGAAGAGTAAATGAAGTGCCCGTACTGTCACACTGATTCTGATGGCAAGCCGCTAAAATACTTGAAAAATAACGAGGACTGCAACATCTTTCTTACAGGCAATGAACTTCACATTCGAGCTCTTAAAGGCTATACAAAGCCTAGTATGCTCTTAGATGTTAATTATTGTCCTAAGTGCGGTCGTAATTTGAATGAGAAATCATCTATACGTGAAAGAAAATGTTTTGAATGCAATGGAACTGTAACGCACAATTCGGGAGATACATTACTTAGTTTCTTTTTTGACGATAGAGAGAAAAAGAATTTTATCTTTCAAAGACATTTTGACTATAGATTTAGATATAACTTATTTTTTGATTTTTGTCCGTTTTGCGGAGCGCCATTGAACGAGGAGGAAAAGTAAATGAGTAGACAACGAAAAGTACATCATGAAATAGCATCACGACAACATACGTATCATGTAGCAAGGCATTTAGCATATAAATTTGGCTACAGGCACAAACCGCGTTGGAGAAAAAGCTGTCGAGCAACTGGCAAAAGTACTAGACAAATGACTTATGCAATGTTTGGCCCTGAGTATATGGGAGTAGAAAGGAAAAGCTAAATGGCAGAAATAATTAAAGAAGATTTTTCAAAGCAAAAATGCGGTGTGTGCCATAAACGCTTTGCTACTAAATGGTGCGATTACGTAATTCAATATCCCGAGTCATCAACATTTGTTTGTGGAAGAACGAGTTTTCAAGATTTTTTGTCAGCACAACGGCAAATAACTTGTGATTGTGCTTTGTGTGATGAGTGTGCTAAAAATCACGGCTTAATTGATTTTTGCCCTTACCACGAAAAAATTGTGAAACACGAGAAAATAGATACGCC
The genomic region above belongs to Limosilactobacillus reuteri and contains:
- a CDS encoding RusA family crossover junction endodeoxyribonuclease, producing the protein MKLTFEIEPVEQARPRATRMGKGIRLYDPKKVSVYKKQLAMMCQFQYKKEPLTGPLIVSLKFYRHIQSSISKKERELRIAGAHRPIVKPDTDNYIKSTLDGLNGLLWEDDNQIVKIVAEKYYSDHPRVEIEVEEVNEDGNT
- a CDS encoding crAss001_48 related protein is translated as MNLIKKLLKENAEVAGKMSRLQDFMKTKDYDRLSAKEQRLMIIQYNAMQVYADVLLQRIDEIKERL
- a CDS encoding DNA translocase FtsK, whose product is MVFNKQELRKIIQAPISVDMKIDLIEQLHHQDVQKTVNKELELISKRIDTVFSIERAETNVTPDLEDNVDPFLLDALMLKKKTKLTIPYLQRTFKIGYNRANRLLAQCEQVMNEEEE